The Rickettsiales bacterium nucleotide sequence GGTTTTTCCTCCCTTTGGGAGAGGAAATATTTAATTCCCCTCTCCCTCCGGGAGAGGGGTAGGGGTGAGGGCTAAAAAAGAAATATTAATTAATTATCAAATAAATATGACAATACTTATATTAGCAGAGCACGATAATAAAAATCTCAATCCAAATACTAGAAATGTAGTTACAGCTGCAAGTAAAATTGGTGGTGATATTCACGTTCTAATTTTAGGAAATGGAGATTTGCAAAATATCGCAAATTCTGCTTCAAAAATCTCAGGAGTTGGTAAGGTTTTAGTTTCTGCAAATCCAGCCTTTGAGCATTTTTTAAGTGAGGCGCTTGCCCCAGCAATTAAAGAAATATCTGGGAATTATAATTATATCCTTGCTCCTGCAACAACTTTTGGAAAGGATATTCTGCCAAGAATTTCAGCTCTTTTAGATGTTCAACAAATTTCAGAAATCACGGAAGTTATTGATAAGCAAACCTTCAAACGCCCAATTTATGCGGGTAATGTTATTGCAACAATAAAAACTTCTGAAGCGAAAAATATCATTACTATAAGATGTTCAAATTTTGATAAAGCTGCTGAGGCAGGTAATGCACCTATTGAAAATATTAATCTTTCAGCGTCAAATAATTTAACTTCTTTCGTTCAGATTCAAAAAACTGAGAGTGCAAGGCCGGAGTTGACCTCCGCAAGAATAGTGGTTTCTGGTGGTAGGGGTGTTGGCTCAGGTGAAAATTTCAAAATTATTGAAGCCTTAGCAGATAAATTAAATGCGGCAGTTGGTGCATCTCGTGCGGCTGTTGATGCGGGTTTTGTTCCAAATGATTATCAAGTTGGTCAAACAGGTAAAATTGTTGCTCCAGAGCTTTATGTAGCGGTTGGAATTTCAGGAGCAATCCAACATTTAGCAGGCATGAAAGAAAGTAAAATTATAGTTGCAATTAACAAAGATGAAAATGCACCAATCTTTGAAGTTGCAGATTTTGGATTAGTTGCGGATTTATTCCAAGCAGTTCCAGAGTTAACCTCAAAATTATAGGTTAAATGCTTCATTATTTTCTCACACAATTTATTGATGAATTCAACTTCTTAAACCTATTTAAGTATATAAGTTTTAGAACTGGCGGAGCAATTTTTACCTCAATGATTTTCTGCTTTTTATTTGGTGGCAGAATTATAAACTGGTTAAAATCACAACAGCCAGAAGGCCAGCCAATCAGAGGTTGCGGGCCTGAAAGCCATTTGCTTACCAAAAAAGGTACGCCAACAATGGGCGGAATAATGATTTTATTCGCAGTATTTTTTTCTAGCATTTTATGGGTTGATATTACAAATAAATTTGTGTGGATAGTTTTATTTGTAACCCTCGGCTATGGCTTTATTGGTTTTCTTGATGATTATAAAAAACTTACTAAAAAAAATCACGCTGGTTTAAGGGGGAAACTAAAATTACTATTTCAGTTTTTAATAGCTTTAGTTGCGGTTTATTTTGTTTCAGTTAACACTCCTGAAAATATGAATACTCACCTTGCTTTGCCGTTTTTCAAAAATGTTTTGATTGATTTATCTTGGTTCTTTTTCGCTTTTGCTTGCTTTGTAATAATTGGTTCATCAAACGCTGTAAATTTAACTGATGGCTTAGATGGCCTTGCGATAGTGCCAGTTATGATTGCCGTTTGCTGTTTTGCATTAATTTCATATCTAGTTGGGAACGCAAAATATTCAGAATATTTGCAACTACATTCAGTGCCAGATGCGGGTGAAATCGCTGTAATATGTGGGGCAATTCTTGGGGCTGGGCTTGGGTTTTTATGGTATAATGCACCACCTGCACAAGTTTTTATGGGTGATACTGGAAGCCTCAGCCTTGGGGGCTTGCTTGGTATTATAAGCGTTATCACCAAACACGAAATAGTGCTTGCAATTGTTGGTGGATTATTTGTAATGGAAACATTATCCGTAATTATCCAAGTTTTTTACTTCAAAAGAACCGGTAAGAGGATTTTTTTAATGTCGCCAATTCACCATCATTTTGAGAAAAAAGGTTGGAGTGAATCAAAAATTGTTATAAGATTCTGGATAATTGCAGTTATATTTGCACTAATTGGGCTTGCAACGCTCAAATTGCGATAATTTTACAGGAAATTACGAAATTAATTCCTTTTACCTATGACAGAAAAAAAGGCAAAAAAGCCAATCAAAAAAACTGAAAAAAAGTCAGAAATTTCTGATAAAAAAGTTCAAAATAGCAAATCAGAAAAATCAATTTCACTGCCTGAATTACCCTCTTTAGAACAATTAAGCCCTGAGTATAAGAAAAAATTTGCCTCTGCAAATAATCCTTTTTTTGAAGCAATGATTAACGGAGTTTTTGTGCTTTCAAGCCAAGCAGAGGCCAATCAAAAACTACAAGATATAAAAAATAATTTTATAATTTCTGCAAAAAATTCTAAAGATGAAAATGGAATTATAAAGCTATGGTTGAAAAATTTTTCTATTAGCGAAGCAGAAGAAAAGGCAGGTTTTTTAGGTAATTACGCTAATATAAAAATTGTAGAGAATAAAAATAAATTCTCTCTTACGCTTGAAAAAATTGATACTGAACTCAAATTTCACCCGCAAAGAAAACGCCCTAATAGAAAGCACCCAGATTGGGGGCATCCTTGTTTAAGGCTTGTTAAAAAAGAAAAGATTTTTGAAAATTTAGAAGATGCACAGAAGGTACTACAACAACTTTTTGATGAATTCCCTCTGGTTTCAATTCTTAATCCAAGTAAATTATATATAATTTTATACAGCAAAATTTATCAACCACCAATTAAAAAATTTATTCTTGAAATAAAAGCTAATAAAACAGGTGGTTTTATTATTGAATATAAAGAAAATAATTATAATAAAAACCCTGAAGCTAAAAAATCTGAGGTAAAAACGGAAAATAAAACTTCTGAAAATCCTAAAAAAGGCTATTTTACTTCAAAAGTTGAGCTTAATAGAGTTAAGAAAAAACCTCAAAATAATCAGCAATTTGGTGGTTTTTCAAATAGAATTTCTATTCCTAATAGCGATAATAATTCTTGAGTGAAATGACAACAATTTTATATCATTATCCCATCTCCCCATTTTCTCGTAAAGTTAGGCTAATGCTTGCGGAAAAAGGTATTAACTTTGAACTCAAAACTGAAAATTTTTGGGAAAGACGAAGAAAATTTCTTGCGATGAATCCCGCTTCTCAAGTGCCAGTTTTGATTGAAGAAAACTACAATGATAAACCAATTTTGCTCTCTGAAAGCACCGCAATTTGCGAATATTTAGAAGAAAAATATCCCGAGCCGCAATTAATCGGAAGCGATATTTTAGAGCGTGCAGAAATTAGAAGGGTTTCAGGTTGGTTTAATAATAAATTTTATTACGAAGTTACAAAATATATCGTTGATGAAAAGGTTTATAAATTCCTCAGAAAGCAAGGTGAACCTAATTCTCACTATCTCAGAGCTGCAAAAAATAATATAATTGATCACCTAGATTATATTGCTTTTTTACTAAGAACAAGAAA carries:
- a CDS encoding glutathione S-transferase family protein, which produces MTTILYHYPISPFSRKVRLMLAEKGINFELKTENFWERRRKFLAMNPASQVPVLIEENYNDKPILLSESTAICEYLEEKYPEPQLIGSDILERAEIRRVSGWFNNKFYYEVTKYIVDEKVYKFLRKQGEPNSHYLRAAKNNIIDHLDYIAFLLRTRKWLAGEKFSLADITAVAQLSVLDFLGDVPWDHNQEVKEWYCVIKSRPSFRQFFDDYIPGLEPSKNYKCLDF
- a CDS encoding FAD-binding protein, whose protein sequence is MTILILAEHDNKNLNPNTRNVVTAASKIGGDIHVLILGNGDLQNIANSASKISGVGKVLVSANPAFEHFLSEALAPAIKEISGNYNYILAPATTFGKDILPRISALLDVQQISEITEVIDKQTFKRPIYAGNVIATIKTSEAKNIITIRCSNFDKAAEAGNAPIENINLSASNNLTSFVQIQKTESARPELTSARIVVSGGRGVGSGENFKIIEALADKLNAAVGASRAAVDAGFVPNDYQVGQTGKIVAPELYVAVGISGAIQHLAGMKESKIIVAINKDENAPIFEVADFGLVADLFQAVPELTSKL
- the mraY gene encoding phospho-N-acetylmuramoyl-pentapeptide-transferase produces the protein MLHYFLTQFIDEFNFLNLFKYISFRTGGAIFTSMIFCFLFGGRIINWLKSQQPEGQPIRGCGPESHLLTKKGTPTMGGIMILFAVFFSSILWVDITNKFVWIVLFVTLGYGFIGFLDDYKKLTKKNHAGLRGKLKLLFQFLIALVAVYFVSVNTPENMNTHLALPFFKNVLIDLSWFFFAFACFVIIGSSNAVNLTDGLDGLAIVPVMIAVCCFALISYLVGNAKYSEYLQLHSVPDAGEIAVICGAILGAGLGFLWYNAPPAQVFMGDTGSLSLGGLLGIISVITKHEIVLAIVGGLFVMETLSVIIQVFYFKRTGKRIFLMSPIHHHFEKKGWSESKIVIRFWIIAVIFALIGLATLKLR